In Chitinophaga sp. HK235, a single window of DNA contains:
- a CDS encoding AAA family ATPase, which produces MPFLRSFSINTTRQHPFPYDVPAVRFAKDIALDKRITILVGDNGSGKSTLLESIALHLDLPLMGGDIGMREGFEAARTLQPYLNIQQVRKPLKGFFFRAEDFSDFIYSLKRQRDRNNMHLEPLRGEVADAVINELNDGMNMALREMRRDYGENLLAFSHGEAYLKIIEEKISDNGIYLLDEPEAALSPQKQLALISYILEVLKSHNTQFIIATHSPILMGIPEAQLYEIQGEGIQPVEYQETEHYRITHSFLSNPGSYLRYL; this is translated from the coding sequence ATGCCTTTCCTTCGCTCTTTTTCCATTAACACTACAAGACAACATCCTTTTCCGTACGATGTGCCGGCTGTCAGGTTTGCCAAAGACATAGCCCTTGATAAACGGATCACTATTCTGGTGGGAGACAACGGCAGTGGTAAATCCACTTTGCTGGAGAGTATTGCACTTCATCTGGACCTCCCGCTGATGGGAGGGGACATCGGTATGCGGGAAGGCTTTGAGGCCGCAAGGACCCTGCAGCCCTATCTGAATATACAACAGGTCAGAAAGCCACTGAAAGGATTTTTTTTCCGGGCAGAAGATTTCAGCGATTTTATCTATAGCCTGAAACGTCAGCGTGACAGGAACAATATGCACCTGGAACCATTGCGCGGAGAGGTGGCCGATGCGGTGATCAATGAACTCAATGATGGAATGAACATGGCCCTGCGTGAGATGCGCCGCGACTATGGGGAGAACCTGCTGGCCTTTTCCCACGGAGAAGCCTATCTGAAAATAATAGAAGAAAAGATCTCCGACAATGGCATCTACCTGCTGGACGAGCCGGAAGCCGCGCTGTCGCCGCAAAAACAACTTGCTCTCATCTCCTATATCCTGGAGGTGCTGAAAAGTCATAACACACAGTTTATCATCGCCACCCATTCGCCCATCCTGATGGGCATCCCGGAAGCTCAGCTCTATGAGATACAGGGAGAGGGAATACAACCTGTTGAATACCAGGAAACGGAACATTATCGGATTACCCACTCCTTCCTGAGCAACCCCGGTTCCTATCTGCGTTATCTGTAG
- a CDS encoding TerD family protein encodes MAINLQKGQRIDIGLSSISVGLGWEPNEGTSAAFDLDASAFMIDDNRLIPEEGFFVFYGNVDSPDSALHHTGDDPTGGNSDGGDDETIMVDLTKVDPRVKEILFVVTIHDAIARRQNFGQVRDSYIRIVDNANSQEIAKYELGEDFSIETGVEFGRLYVKEGKWKFEASGKGYKEDLSFFLSKYFKGQIIK; translated from the coding sequence ATGGCTATTAACTTACAAAAAGGACAAAGGATTGATATTGGCTTGTCCAGTATCAGTGTCGGACTGGGATGGGAACCGAATGAAGGAACCAGTGCGGCTTTCGATCTGGATGCTTCTGCCTTTATGATCGATGATAACAGGTTGATTCCAGAAGAAGGTTTTTTTGTGTTTTATGGCAACGTAGATTCTCCGGACAGTGCACTGCATCATACGGGTGATGATCCTACCGGTGGCAACAGTGACGGTGGTGATGATGAAACCATCATGGTAGACCTCACCAAGGTAGACCCCCGCGTAAAGGAAATCCTGTTTGTGGTGACTATCCACGACGCTATCGCCAGAAGACAGAACTTCGGACAGGTAAGGGATTCGTATATCCGTATCGTTGATAACGCCAATTCTCAGGAGATAGCCAAATATGAACTGGGAGAAGACTTCTCTATCGAAACAGGTGTGGAGTTTGGCCGCCTCTATGTAAAAGAAGGAAAGTGGAAGTTTGAAGCCTCCGGCAAAGGTTACAAGGAAGACCTCTCATTTTTCCTCTCCAAATATTTTAAAGGACAGATCATTAAATAA
- a CDS encoding aminoacyl-histidine dipeptidase, producing MELTTLAPQALWQHFSNLNAIPRASKKEERVIAFMMEFGQQLGLETKKDAVGNVVIKKPATPGMEDRQTVILQSHVDMVHQKNGDTVFDFDTQGIDMYIDGDWVRARGTTLGADNGIGVAAIMAILSAKDLQHPAIEAMFTIDEETGMTGAMQLDPANFSGRILLNLDTEEEDELTIGCAGGLDTNTRGSYQEVAVPAGYTAYAITIKGLLGGHSGIDIHRGRGNANKLMNRLLYKAKQSFDLGLATLDGGSLRNAIPRESRATVVIPGTDKAGFETFIRTFAAVLTEEYKTIEAGLTVEAIPTAAPAAMMEPAYFSKLLNALYAVPNGVFRMSPDIKDLVETSTNLARVIVKDGTFTTQSLQRSSVESTKEDVALAVRAAFENMGCEVSQTGGYPGWKPNPDSAILKLVRSLYNDHFDHVPKVGALHAGLECGILGSLMNGPDMVSFGPIIRGAHSPNECVQISSVGRFYDYLLHILREIPKR from the coding sequence ATGGAACTAACAACACTTGCCCCGCAGGCTTTATGGCAGCACTTCAGCAACCTGAATGCTATACCCAGGGCTTCCAAAAAGGAAGAAAGGGTGATCGCCTTTATGATGGAATTCGGACAACAACTGGGACTGGAAACGAAGAAAGACGCTGTCGGGAACGTGGTTATCAAAAAACCGGCTACCCCCGGAATGGAAGACCGGCAGACTGTCATCCTGCAATCACACGTGGATATGGTACACCAGAAAAACGGTGATACTGTATTTGACTTCGATACCCAGGGCATCGATATGTATATAGACGGCGACTGGGTAAGGGCCCGTGGCACTACCTTAGGCGCAGACAACGGCATCGGCGTAGCCGCCATCATGGCGATCCTGTCGGCCAAAGACTTACAACATCCGGCTATAGAAGCCATGTTTACCATCGATGAGGAAACAGGCATGACCGGCGCTATGCAGCTCGATCCTGCTAATTTCAGCGGCCGTATCCTGCTGAACCTCGACACGGAAGAGGAAGATGAACTGACCATCGGCTGCGCCGGCGGCCTGGACACCAATACCCGTGGCAGTTACCAGGAGGTAGCCGTTCCGGCAGGTTATACTGCTTATGCCATCACCATCAAAGGTTTGCTGGGAGGCCATTCCGGCATAGACATACACAGAGGCAGAGGCAATGCCAACAAACTGATGAACCGCCTGCTGTATAAAGCTAAACAGTCTTTCGACCTGGGCCTGGCCACCCTCGACGGCGGCAGCCTGCGTAATGCCATCCCCCGCGAATCCCGCGCTACAGTGGTGATACCTGGCACCGATAAAGCCGGTTTTGAAACGTTTATCCGTACGTTCGCAGCCGTGCTCACCGAAGAATACAAAACCATCGAAGCTGGTCTAACGGTAGAGGCTATCCCAACAGCCGCACCCGCGGCCATGATGGAACCAGCCTATTTCAGCAAGCTGCTGAATGCCCTTTATGCAGTGCCCAACGGCGTATTCCGCATGAGCCCCGATATTAAAGACCTCGTGGAAACTTCCACCAACCTCGCCAGAGTGATCGTAAAAGATGGTACGTTTACCACACAGTCCCTGCAGCGCAGCAGCGTGGAAAGCACCAAAGAAGATGTAGCCCTGGCCGTTAGAGCCGCTTTCGAAAATATGGGCTGTGAAGTATCGCAGACTGGTGGTTATCCCGGCTGGAAACCCAATCCGGATTCTGCTATCCTGAAACTGGTACGTTCCCTGTATAACGACCATTTTGATCATGTGCCAAAAGTGGGCGCTCTCCACGCTGGTCTGGAATGCGGTATCCTGGGTTCGCTGATGAATGGCCCCGATATGGTTTCTTTCGGACCCATCATCCGCGGTGCACACTCTCCCAATGAATGTGTACAGATATCCTCTGTAGGTCGTTTTTATGATTACCTGCTGCATATTCTGAGAGAGATACCGAAACGATAG